The genomic stretch GGTTCATTGTTTAGAtcgtattaaaaataaaattgagagagtacttatttttatatcaattCTTTTTACATCATATTAAtgtctattttttattatagttTGGATTTTGACATACTCTTATTCTAATATATTAACTCCTGAATCCTGATTTTCATTTTGAGTtacattttaatatttataaacaCCATTAATCAATTTCTTCTTGAAAAATACAATCATATAATGAGGGGAGTTTAGCACATACATGTTGGTACGGATATCATGCAATTCTTAATATCtgtattttatagttattttaaaGTGacaatattttatcttttattttattatttaccaAGGCAGTTAAAACTCTCAATCCTTTTAAATGAAACTGGATAAACCAATTGAATGGAGCGACCTTTTACGTGTACACACACGTGCCATCTGGCGCTATGAAGATTGAAGAGGATTGGTGTCCAACTTGGACCACTCATACTTCCATAATTCATATTCATACTCAACACCGAATCACCGATCACATCACCGAATTCCATACCTCTCTGCACACCCTTGCATACTAATAAAAGTCTCTCTCTAACAAAGGGTTTCATTTTAATACaagtaaaatattaaattagtttattttggtttttaaaatttaaaatattttatttaaattttaaaaaaattatttagtttGAACAATTGTATCACATTGTGACACATCGTTTAAGTAACTATGTTATGTATTACTGATCAACACATCATTATTCTATTATTATAcgtaataaaattataaaataatatatgtcACTAATAATCTACATCATTAAACTATATCATCAGGCCGTTCATAAAAATTGGATCAGAGATTAACATAATGTGCTTTTATCAATCTCAACAAACATAGTTGATGCAATTAAAATTTGAAGAACAATTTTAATACACAACACTAATTTCAGAAaccattttaaaatttaactcttgatttatatttatttttataaaacattacatagtttttaactaaaattcataaaagaattttatttttttatacaaatcaGTATATCTAAAAGCTAAAGAAtaagtataaaattttttttaattactcaatattaattaatttttattattaaatttttaatattagttTTTTAGAAAGATTTAGAGTTAGAAGTAGAATTTAGAGTTTAgagtttataattaaaaatttagaatttaaaaattttaaaaattacctGATAGCAACCGAAAAGAAATTAAGGTTAACTCTCTAACTAAACTCAAATTAAATggttaaaagtaattttattatttattttttgttaaaaattacaTACACTTTCGTAAAAGTAAACAAAGATGAGAGTTGAATATTTAGTAGTGTTGTACACTATTTGTACAAAGCTAAATGCACTTACCATTTGGCCTTggtactttattttattttattttatttatttgaaatGGTACTTTATTTTTTTGGCCTTTTGTGTCCTTTTTTCCAACCCCATGTCCCattgaaaagaatgaatcaaaTATAAAAGCAAAGCAAAACAGCATAGCATGTTAAAGTTGTACAAGATTCATTCAACACACATATTCtgagaaagaaacaaagaaagaaaagaaaagaatggaaTATGAATGCAGCCCTCTTAACTGGGAATTCTTCTACCAAGAAGAGCAGGTAATAAATAAGTAATAACTGAATTTGGGTTCTTCCTTTTACCATTTTACCCTTTTGTATTTAACGCGTTGTTCTGTTGTTGAAGAAACAGGGGTTAGAGGAGTTAACGCATTCTCTTCTATTCACAAACTTAGAGTTAGAAGCAACAATTGAATCAGCGAAAGAAGAAATCGCAGCCAGAGAATGCGAATTACAGCATCTAAATGACCTTTTAGCCCTTGCCATGAAAGGAAGAGATGAAGCTGAAGAAAAATGCAAGAAGCTGATGCTAGAAAAGCTTGAAGTTCAAACAACAACATCACAGAACGAAGAGAATGAGATTCAAGGGTGTTGTTCTTCGGAATCGGAAGaaaacagcagcagcagcatAATCAATCAAAACCAGTCAAGAACGGAAGAAGTGATGATGATGGAGTTAGCGGAGAAGAGGCCGTTGCCGGAGAAAGGAAAGCTTTTGAAGGCGGTGGTGGAAGCAGGGCCATTGCTGCAGAGCATTCTTCTTGCAGGTCCATTGCCACAATGGCAGCATCCTCCTCCACAACTCACTTCCATTGAGATCCCACCACTCACCGTTCTTTCTTCTCCAACTCTCTCCAAGAAACGGGAGAGAGAGACTGACCTTTTCTCGCTTTCAAAAGAAGCTGCTGCTGCCGCCGTTGACCTTCCTCTTTCAAAATCTAGAAAGACAACACCATTACCTACCACTACTGCTTCCCATCATTTTCTACCACCACCACTACCACCACACCCGTCATTTTCTTAAGGTCGGTTTGATAATTATCTCGCCACAAAATTACTCTAATACTAATACaggaaaaagaataaatatCTTTTTCCATTTTTGATCATTTGTGTCTCTAATTATTTAAGTAATTGGTATAACAGTTGTTGTTACTCACCATTTACAACAACTATTTAGA from Arachis stenosperma cultivar V10309 chromosome 9, arast.V10309.gnm1.PFL2, whole genome shotgun sequence encodes the following:
- the LOC130948113 gene encoding uncharacterized protein LOC130948113 isoform X1; amino-acid sequence: MEYECSPLNWEFFYQEEQKQGLEELTHSLLFTNLELEATIESAKEEIAARECELQHLNDLLALAMKGRDEAEEKCKKLMLEKLEVQTTTSQNEENEIQGCCSSESEENSSSSIINQNQSRTEEVMMMELAEKRPLPEKGKLLKAVVEAGPLLQSILLAGPLPQWQHPPPQLTSIEIPPLTVLSSPTLSKKRERETDLFSLSKEAAAAAVDLPLSKSRKTTPLPTTTASHHFLPPPLPPHPSFS
- the LOC130948113 gene encoding uncharacterized protein LOC130948113 isoform X2, with product MEYECSPLNWEFFYQEEQGLEELTHSLLFTNLELEATIESAKEEIAARECELQHLNDLLALAMKGRDEAEEKCKKLMLEKLEVQTTTSQNEENEIQGCCSSESEENSSSSIINQNQSRTEEVMMMELAEKRPLPEKGKLLKAVVEAGPLLQSILLAGPLPQWQHPPPQLTSIEIPPLTVLSSPTLSKKRERETDLFSLSKEAAAAAVDLPLSKSRKTTPLPTTTASHHFLPPPLPPHPSFS